In Bryobacteraceae bacterium, the following proteins share a genomic window:
- a CDS encoding MBL fold metallo-hydrolase: MDADQARLIALNVGHGNCTVLVDRSGVFLFDAGPSDQVMTFLERHLEDHGDQVRVRALFLSHCHFDHNARARVMSLVAQFNIEYVGMPAFHNKSRKFRAMMRDLSRWKKAGFQLNTVLHCDSKIPQPKETLIEVLGPGARTAGQTSQLNDHDRCAVFRISTRKPRQPIALIGGDISARGWSEIPPAERQREVPLLIYPHHGGRQGTDDTRQTAAQYSADLRPKHVFFSIGSGKKEFPHWETIAGLRSQDPQIQIHCSGINRHCCPEIDTRLRSCCYPQEGNFEFYFPGSAMTEGEFRKHFSEHRDEVDKLKNTAMCRGNEPPPAKSRK, translated from the coding sequence ATGGACGCCGATCAGGCGCGCCTGATCGCCCTTAATGTCGGTCACGGGAACTGCACGGTCCTTGTAGACAGGTCGGGTGTCTTCCTCTTCGATGCAGGTCCCAGTGATCAAGTGATGACGTTCCTCGAGCGCCACCTGGAGGACCACGGTGACCAGGTTCGGGTACGCGCCCTATTCCTCTCGCACTGTCATTTCGATCACAACGCTCGGGCGAGAGTGATGAGTCTGGTTGCGCAATTCAATATTGAATACGTCGGGATGCCCGCCTTCCACAACAAGAGCCGAAAGTTCCGCGCCATGATGAGGGATTTGTCCAGGTGGAAGAAGGCGGGATTCCAGTTGAACACGGTGTTGCACTGCGACTCCAAGATCCCCCAGCCGAAGGAGACTCTGATCGAAGTCCTCGGCCCCGGCGCCCGCACTGCCGGACAGACCTCCCAACTCAACGATCACGACCGCTGTGCCGTGTTTCGAATCAGCACCCGCAAGCCGCGCCAGCCGATCGCCCTCATTGGTGGCGACATCAGCGCCCGAGGCTGGTCGGAAATCCCACCCGCCGAGCGGCAACGCGAAGTCCCCCTGCTGATCTATCCCCATCACGGCGGACGGCAGGGCACAGACGACACCCGCCAGACCGCGGCCCAGTACTCGGCGGATCTGCGGCCCAAGCACGTGTTCTTCAGTATCGGCTCGGGCAAGAAAGAGTTCCCGCACTGGGAAACGATTGCCGGACTCCGCAGCCAAGACCCACAGATTCAGATCCACTGTTCGGGTATCAACCGCCACTGCTGCCCCGAAATTGACACCAGACTCAGATCTTGCTGCTATCCCCAGGAAGGCAACTTCGAGTTCTACTTCCCCGGCTCTGCAATGACTGAAGGGGAGTTCAGGAAGCACTTCAGCGAGCATCGCGATGAAGTAGACAAGTTGAAGAACACCGCCATGTGCCGGGGCAACGAGCCCCCGCCCGCCAAATCACGCAAGTAG
- a CDS encoding alanine racemase, with the protein MSANTDAIGLPVEELETPALCLDIEVYGRNVGRIRDFLAPHGLGWRPHMKGQKAPELAREALAQGAIGVTCATLYEAETMLGAGVTGVLIAHEIAGARKLRRLARLAKVHPGALLAATDSMAHAAAMNEAALAEGTAIETVAEVNVGMNRCGVAAGEAAVELARAVAGMPGLRFAGVMGWEGHTVPMEGEAKGAAVGESCRLLNETAEMMRAAGLAVGIVSASGSGTFRQSAGQPGLTEVQAGGGVFCDLSYRKWGLDHEFALTVLTRVVSRPSAKRAIVDAGFKTMSVQHGLPQPLGIEAVGISLSAEHGTVDLAAPSERPAYGETVRWAPGYTDSTVCLHDEMCVVRNGLLEAVWAIPGRTGRR; encoded by the coding sequence ATGAGCGCGAATACCGATGCGATCGGCCTACCGGTTGAGGAACTCGAGACGCCGGCCCTGTGCCTCGACATCGAGGTTTATGGACGGAACGTGGGCCGGATTCGCGATTTTCTTGCGCCGCACGGGCTGGGGTGGCGTCCGCACATGAAGGGCCAGAAAGCGCCGGAGCTGGCGCGCGAGGCGCTGGCGCAGGGGGCGATCGGGGTGACGTGCGCGACGTTGTACGAAGCGGAGACGATGCTGGGGGCCGGCGTGACGGGCGTGCTGATCGCACATGAGATCGCCGGGGCACGGAAGCTGCGGCGGCTGGCGCGGCTGGCAAAGGTGCATCCGGGGGCGTTGCTGGCGGCGACGGATTCGATGGCGCATGCGGCGGCGATGAACGAGGCGGCGCTGGCGGAGGGGACGGCGATTGAGACGGTGGCGGAAGTGAACGTGGGGATGAATCGGTGCGGAGTGGCGGCGGGGGAGGCGGCGGTGGAGTTGGCGCGGGCGGTGGCGGGGATGCCGGGATTGCGGTTCGCGGGCGTGATGGGTTGGGAAGGGCACACGGTGCCGATGGAGGGCGAGGCGAAGGGGGCGGCGGTGGGCGAATCGTGCCGGCTGCTGAATGAGACGGCGGAGATGATGCGGGCGGCGGGGTTGGCGGTGGGGATCGTGTCGGCGTCGGGCAGCGGGACGTTTCGCCAATCGGCGGGGCAGCCGGGGTTGACGGAGGTGCAGGCGGGTGGGGGCGTGTTCTGCGATTTGAGTTATCGCAAATGGGGGCTCGATCACGAATTTGCGTTGACGGTGTTGACGCGAGTGGTGAGCCGGCCGTCGGCCAAGCGTGCGATCGTGGACGCGGGGTTCAAGACGATGAGCGTGCAGCACGGGCTTCCGCAGCCGCTGGGGATCGAGGCGGTTGGGATCTCACTTTCGGCCGAGCATGGGACGGTGGACCTGGCGGCGCCGAGCGAGCGGCCGGCGTATGGGGAGACGGTGCGGTGGGCGCCGGGGTACACGGATTCGACGGTGTGTCTCCACGATGAGATGTGCGTGGTGCGGAACGGGTTGCTGGAGGCGGTTTGGGCGATTCCAGGGAGGACGGGGCGACGTTAG
- a CDS encoding DUF1501 domain-containing protein has product MSISRRDWLGTFPGGLAAMALADLASGAQKPHFGAKAKRVIQIFCPGGVSHVDTWDYKPELQRRSGEPMPGGEKEVTFQGPNGNLLGSPWKFVPNRETGKPIMELLPRLGELAGEMAFVHSMTARSNTHGPACVQMNTGFIFDGFPAVGSWVSYALGSENENLPAYVAIPDIRGIPPSGPSNWTSGFLPGEHQAVVFNASEPIRNLARPAAVSAGADEASRAYLGRLNARHAEAHPGDAELRARIAAYQLAARMQLSAPEAADLSRESRATRELYGADDPNPLLAAYARNAILARRLAQRGVRYVQLFCASRASGVDGLLNWDAHKTLKDDYERHCPILDKPTAGLIRDLKALGMLEDTLVLWTTEFGRMPTHQQGTLGRDHNPEAFTVWMLGAGVKGGASYGATDDFGRRSVENVATIYDFHATVLHLLGLDHEKLTYYHNGIRRRLTDVHGHVIEPLLA; this is encoded by the coding sequence ATGTCCATTAGCAGGCGCGACTGGCTGGGGACGTTTCCGGGCGGGCTGGCGGCGATGGCGCTGGCGGACCTGGCAAGCGGCGCGCAGAAGCCGCATTTCGGGGCGAAGGCGAAACGGGTGATTCAGATCTTTTGCCCGGGTGGGGTTTCGCACGTGGATACGTGGGACTACAAGCCGGAGCTGCAACGGCGGTCCGGCGAGCCGATGCCGGGTGGGGAGAAGGAAGTTACGTTTCAGGGGCCGAACGGGAACCTGCTCGGTTCGCCTTGGAAGTTCGTGCCGAACCGGGAGACGGGCAAGCCGATTATGGAGCTGCTGCCGCGGCTGGGAGAGCTGGCGGGCGAGATGGCGTTCGTGCATTCGATGACGGCGCGTTCGAACACGCATGGTCCGGCTTGCGTGCAGATGAATACGGGATTTATCTTCGACGGGTTTCCGGCGGTGGGGTCGTGGGTAAGCTATGCGCTTGGATCGGAGAACGAGAACCTGCCGGCCTACGTGGCGATTCCGGATATCCGGGGGATTCCGCCATCGGGGCCGTCGAACTGGACGAGCGGATTTCTGCCGGGCGAGCACCAGGCGGTGGTGTTCAACGCGTCGGAGCCTATTCGGAATCTGGCGCGGCCGGCGGCGGTGAGCGCGGGAGCGGACGAAGCGTCGCGGGCGTACTTGGGGCGGCTGAACGCGAGGCATGCGGAGGCGCATCCGGGGGACGCGGAGTTGCGGGCGCGGATCGCGGCGTATCAGCTTGCGGCGCGGATGCAGCTTTCTGCTCCGGAGGCGGCGGATCTCTCGCGGGAGTCGCGGGCGACGCGGGAGTTGTACGGGGCGGACGATCCGAACCCGCTGCTGGCTGCCTATGCGCGCAACGCGATACTGGCGCGCCGGCTGGCGCAGCGGGGCGTGCGGTACGTGCAGTTGTTCTGCGCGTCGCGGGCGTCGGGCGTGGACGGACTGCTCAACTGGGATGCGCATAAGACTCTCAAGGACGATTACGAGCGGCACTGTCCGATTCTCGACAAGCCGACGGCGGGTTTGATTCGGGATTTGAAGGCGCTGGGGATGCTCGAAGATACGCTGGTGCTGTGGACGACGGAGTTCGGGCGGATGCCGACGCATCAGCAGGGGACGCTGGGGCGGGATCACAACCCGGAGGCGTTCACGGTGTGGATGTTGGGGGCGGGCGTGAAGGGCGGAGCGTCGTACGGGGCGACGGACGATTTCGGACGGCGATCGGTGGAGAACGTGGCGACGATTTACGATTTCCACGCGACGGTGCTGCACTTATTGGGGCTGGATCACGAGAAGCTGACTTATTATCACAACGGGATCCGGCGGCGGTTGACGGACGTGCATGGGCACGTGATCGAGCCGCTACTTGCGTGA
- a CDS encoding aminotransferase class I/II-fold pyridoxal phosphate-dependent enzyme: MTPEEFRKYGHETVDWIAEYMEGIRDYPVLSKVRPGELTASLPGSAPEKGETMEAILADFRRVIVPANTQWNHPRFHAYFAVGAAPEGVLAEMLSAALNVNGMLWKSSPAATELEMVTCGWLREWLGLPDEYFGMIHDTASTGVMHALAAACHAADGSRSSLVLYCTGQTHSSVEKAAAALGIGHVRKVAVDGRWRMDPAALEQAVQSDIVAELRPCCVVATVGTTAVAAIDPVKAVADVAQRHALWLHVDGAYGGPAAIVESRRGVLAGAERAQSVIVNPHKWMNVPVDCSVLYTRRPEVLRETFSLVPEYLRTAEDASAVNLMDYAVALGRRFRALKLWFVMRAWGRERMAAMIDAHCRWARELAEWIEADARFEVAAPVELSLVCFRHRGGDEAGRALMEAINGSGFAFLSHTVLDGRFVLRFAIGNHQTTREDVRAVWERIAGLA, from the coding sequence GTGACTCCCGAGGAATTCCGCAAGTATGGCCATGAGACGGTAGACTGGATCGCCGAATACATGGAGGGCATCCGCGACTATCCGGTGCTGTCGAAGGTGCGTCCGGGTGAGTTGACGGCGAGCCTGCCTGGTTCGGCTCCGGAGAAGGGCGAAACGATGGAGGCGATCCTCGCGGACTTCCGGCGGGTGATTGTTCCGGCGAACACGCAGTGGAACCATCCGCGGTTTCACGCCTATTTCGCGGTGGGCGCCGCGCCGGAGGGGGTTCTGGCGGAAATGTTGTCGGCGGCGCTCAATGTAAACGGGATGCTATGGAAGAGTTCTCCGGCGGCCACGGAACTGGAGATGGTGACGTGCGGGTGGTTGCGCGAATGGCTGGGGCTTCCGGATGAGTACTTCGGGATGATTCACGATACGGCGTCGACGGGGGTGATGCACGCGCTGGCGGCGGCGTGCCACGCGGCGGACGGTTCGCGGAGCTCGCTGGTGCTCTATTGCACGGGGCAGACGCATTCGTCGGTGGAGAAAGCGGCGGCGGCGCTGGGGATCGGGCATGTGCGCAAGGTGGCGGTGGACGGGCGGTGGAGGATGGATCCGGCGGCGCTCGAACAGGCGGTGCAGAGCGACATCGTCGCGGAGTTGCGGCCGTGCTGCGTGGTGGCGACGGTGGGGACGACGGCGGTGGCGGCGATCGATCCGGTGAAGGCGGTGGCCGACGTGGCGCAGCGGCATGCGCTGTGGCTGCACGTGGACGGAGCGTACGGGGGCCCGGCGGCGATTGTGGAGTCGCGCCGCGGCGTGTTGGCGGGGGCGGAGCGGGCGCAGTCGGTGATCGTGAATCCGCACAAGTGGATGAATGTGCCGGTGGATTGTAGCGTGCTGTATACGCGGCGGCCGGAGGTGCTGCGGGAGACGTTTTCACTGGTTCCGGAGTATCTGCGAACGGCGGAGGACGCGAGCGCGGTGAACCTGATGGACTACGCGGTGGCGCTGGGGCGGCGGTTCCGGGCGTTGAAGCTGTGGTTCGTGATGCGGGCGTGGGGGCGGGAGCGGATGGCGGCGATGATCGACGCGCATTGCCGTTGGGCGCGTGAGCTGGCGGAGTGGATCGAGGCGGATGCTCGGTTCGAGGTGGCGGCGCCGGTGGAGTTATCGCTGGTGTGCTTCCGGCATCGGGGGGGCGATGAGGCGGGGCGGGCGTTGATGGAGGCGATCAATGGGAGCGGGTTCGCGTTTCTTTCGCACACAGTGCTCGACGGGCGGTTCGTGCTGCGGTTCGCGATTGGGAACCACCAGACGACGCGGGAGGACGTCCGGGCGGTTTGGGAGCGGATTGCGGGGTTGGCGTGA
- a CDS encoding DUF1553 domain-containing protein, with translation MHRFAFFCLCVPFFGGVGSAEPQAILNRRCAGCHNAETKAGNLVLSARPADPARLLERVEKGEMPPGGKLPAGEVDELRRWVAAGAPWDDALVAAPKRAGASWWSLQPLRKRAADDSIDGFVRAALGKRGIAMNAEADRRTLIRRATFDLTGLPPTPEEVNAFLADGAPGAFERLIDRLLESPHYGERWGRHWLDVVRFGESNGYEQNHLRDRAWPYRDWVIRAFNEDMPYSRMVLEQLAGDTVAPGDAAVEAATGFLVAGPHDTVKIQNIDGEKQKRANDLDDIVIASGAGFLGLTIGCARCHDHKFDPIRQADYYRLAAVFDGVNHGEREVASAAERAAREAALRPLRERLEGVKARIAALAEEAEPEIEGRRAELTAGLRPAVDSKLTAETFAAREARFVRLAITGVWRRSTPALDEVEVFAGGRNVALGKKASARVSRTTMDDAKAFYGPELLTDGKFDRHWISGEGNAGEITIDLGGLERVDRVQWSRDRNGAFQGRFLSQVVTGYRVEVSVDGARWERVADSEDRLPYGEAEQRDFLIGMVRPEYRKLLEDRSRLEREMARVPKLPAYYSGIFAEPEEPMRLHTRGNPMTPGAVMKPGSPSTLDRLLPAFELEASAPEAVRRRAFAEWITDDRNALAARVLANRVWHYHFGRGMVGTPSDFGYNGERPTHPELLDYLASRLVENGWRLKALHREIMLSAAWRQSSANQPAAAEADTDARLLWRYPPRRLDAEALRDAVLAVSGKLDLKMGGAGFRLYRYTVDNVATYYPLDEPGPETYRRAVYHQWARSVKDDMLSVHDCPDSALPEPKRTTTTTALQALSLLNAPFLIDQSRYFAERLRAEAADRAGQVDLAWRLAYGREATAEERAEAATFIERNSLELFARVIFNSSEFAYVH, from the coding sequence ATGCATAGATTCGCTTTTTTCTGTTTGTGTGTGCCGTTTTTCGGCGGGGTTGGGAGCGCGGAGCCGCAAGCGATCCTTAACCGGAGATGCGCGGGGTGTCATAACGCGGAAACAAAGGCAGGCAATCTTGTTTTGAGCGCGCGGCCCGCCGATCCGGCGCGTCTGCTCGAGCGGGTGGAGAAGGGCGAGATGCCGCCGGGTGGGAAGCTACCGGCCGGCGAGGTGGACGAGCTGCGGCGGTGGGTGGCGGCGGGCGCGCCTTGGGACGATGCGCTGGTGGCGGCGCCGAAGCGGGCGGGGGCGTCGTGGTGGTCGCTACAGCCGCTGCGGAAGAGGGCGGCGGACGATTCGATCGATGGATTCGTGCGGGCGGCGCTGGGGAAGAGGGGTATCGCGATGAACGCGGAGGCGGACCGGCGGACACTCATCCGGCGGGCGACGTTCGACCTGACGGGGCTGCCGCCGACACCGGAAGAGGTGAATGCGTTCCTTGCCGACGGCGCGCCGGGGGCGTTCGAGCGGCTCATCGACCGGCTGCTCGAATCGCCGCACTACGGGGAACGGTGGGGGCGGCACTGGCTGGACGTGGTGCGGTTCGGCGAGTCCAACGGGTACGAGCAGAATCATTTGCGCGACCGGGCGTGGCCGTACCGGGATTGGGTGATTCGCGCATTCAACGAGGACATGCCGTATTCGCGGATGGTGCTGGAACAGCTTGCGGGCGACACGGTGGCTCCGGGGGATGCGGCGGTGGAGGCGGCGACGGGGTTTCTGGTGGCGGGCCCGCACGACACGGTGAAGATTCAGAACATCGACGGGGAGAAGCAGAAGCGGGCGAACGATCTCGACGATATCGTGATTGCGTCCGGAGCGGGATTTCTGGGGCTGACGATCGGGTGCGCGCGGTGCCACGATCATAAGTTCGACCCGATCCGGCAGGCCGACTACTATCGGCTGGCGGCGGTGTTCGATGGGGTGAATCACGGGGAGCGGGAGGTGGCCAGCGCGGCCGAGCGCGCGGCGCGGGAGGCGGCACTACGTCCGCTGCGGGAGCGGCTGGAGGGGGTGAAGGCGCGCATCGCCGCGCTGGCCGAGGAGGCGGAGCCGGAGATCGAGGGGCGGCGGGCGGAACTGACGGCGGGGCTGCGTCCGGCGGTGGATTCGAAGCTGACGGCGGAGACGTTCGCGGCGCGGGAGGCGCGGTTCGTGCGGCTCGCGATTACGGGCGTGTGGCGGCGGTCAACGCCGGCGCTCGATGAAGTGGAGGTGTTCGCGGGCGGGCGGAACGTGGCGCTGGGGAAAAAGGCGTCGGCGCGGGTTTCGCGGACGACGATGGACGATGCGAAGGCGTTCTATGGCCCTGAATTGCTCACCGACGGCAAGTTCGACCGGCACTGGATTTCGGGCGAGGGGAACGCGGGTGAGATCACGATCGATTTGGGCGGGTTGGAGCGGGTGGACCGGGTGCAGTGGTCGCGGGACCGGAATGGGGCGTTTCAGGGGCGGTTCTTGAGTCAGGTGGTGACGGGGTACCGGGTTGAGGTTTCGGTGGATGGCGCGCGATGGGAGCGCGTGGCGGATTCCGAGGACCGGCTGCCGTATGGGGAGGCCGAGCAGCGCGATTTTCTGATCGGGATGGTCCGGCCGGAGTATAGGAAGTTGCTCGAGGATCGGTCGCGGCTGGAGCGGGAGATGGCGCGGGTCCCGAAGCTTCCGGCTTACTATTCGGGTATCTTCGCCGAGCCGGAAGAGCCGATGCGGCTGCATACGCGCGGGAATCCGATGACGCCGGGCGCGGTGATGAAGCCGGGGAGTCCGTCGACGCTCGACCGCCTGCTACCGGCGTTCGAGTTGGAGGCGAGCGCTCCGGAGGCGGTGCGGCGGCGGGCGTTCGCCGAGTGGATTACGGACGACCGGAATGCGCTGGCGGCGCGGGTGCTGGCGAACCGGGTGTGGCATTACCATTTCGGGCGCGGGATGGTGGGGACGCCCTCGGATTTCGGTTACAACGGCGAGCGGCCGACCCATCCGGAACTGCTGGATTACCTGGCGTCGCGGCTGGTTGAGAACGGGTGGCGGTTGAAGGCGCTGCATCGGGAGATCATGTTGTCGGCGGCCTGGCGGCAGTCGTCGGCGAATCAGCCGGCGGCGGCGGAGGCCGATACGGACGCGCGGCTGCTTTGGCGGTATCCGCCGCGGCGGCTGGATGCCGAGGCTTTGCGTGACGCGGTGCTGGCGGTTTCGGGGAAGCTCGATCTGAAGATGGGCGGCGCGGGATTCCGGTTGTATCGGTACACGGTGGATAACGTGGCGACTTACTATCCGCTGGATGAGCCGGGGCCGGAGACTTATCGCCGGGCGGTGTATCATCAGTGGGCGCGATCGGTGAAAGACGATATGCTCTCGGTGCACGACTGTCCGGATTCGGCGCTGCCGGAGCCGAAGCGCACGACGACGACGACGGCGCTGCAGGCGCTGAGTCTTCTAAACGCACCGTTCCTGATTGACCAGTCGCGGTATTTCGCCGAGCGCCTGCGGGCGGAAGCGGCGGACCGGGCGGGGCAGGTGGACCTGGCGTGGCGGCTGGCGTACGGGCGCGAGGCGACGGCGGAGGAGCGGGCGGAGGCGGCGACGTTCATCGAACGGAATTCGCTGGAACTGTTCGCGCGCGTGATATTCAACTCGAGCGAGTTCGCTTATGTCCATTAG
- a CDS encoding class I SAM-dependent methyltransferase, which translates to MLRRTFAGALIAGAAAGFQYEESRGDAPWVPTPEEVVDTMLRAARVGPSDLVYDLGCGDGRIVIEAAKTFGARGVGVDIEPERIQEANEAARAAGVSDRVRFLVGDLFETPVAPASVVMLYLFTKMNARLKPRLLSELKPGSRVVTYQFNGMGDWKPRQVINKHSHPVYFFVVPPRRKP; encoded by the coding sequence ATGTTGCGTCGCACATTCGCGGGTGCCTTGATTGCCGGTGCGGCAGCCGGATTCCAGTACGAAGAAAGCCGCGGCGACGCGCCCTGGGTGCCCACGCCGGAAGAGGTCGTCGACACCATGCTCCGCGCAGCCCGTGTCGGCCCATCGGACCTCGTCTACGATCTCGGCTGCGGCGACGGACGCATCGTCATCGAAGCCGCCAAAACCTTCGGCGCCCGCGGCGTCGGCGTCGACATTGAACCGGAACGGATCCAAGAAGCCAACGAAGCCGCCCGCGCCGCCGGCGTGTCAGACCGCGTCCGCTTTCTGGTCGGCGATCTCTTCGAAACTCCGGTCGCCCCCGCCTCGGTCGTGATGCTCTACCTGTTCACCAAGATGAACGCCCGCCTCAAACCGCGCCTGCTCTCGGAACTCAAACCCGGCTCCCGCGTCGTCACCTACCAGTTCAACGGCATGGGCGATTGGAAACCGCGTCAGGTGATCAACAAGCACAGCCACCCGGTCTACTTCTTTGTCGTCCCGCCGCGCCGTAAACCGTAG
- a CDS encoding S8 family serine peptidase: MKQKHIILRSVGPLSGSTEGFLGGMPGARTADVAPGALAVEVDEIDRRNVGAVARHRDVVAIAPAMPMKLVKPVEVSPSPKPKAATVAWGVEAVHADTSPFTGDGVVVAVLDTGIAKNHDAFKGLTIVEKDFTGEGNGDQHGHGTHCAGTILGRDTANTRIGVARGVKKALIGKVLGNQGGGSDGIVSAMNWAVENGANVISMSLGIDFPGFVKELTTTNGLPTELATSLALEGYRLNVQLFASVAASIRALAQFHQPCLIVVAAGNESQRDVNPDFEIAVAPPAVAEGNISVAALGQSAGGLTVATFSNTGAIVSGPGVKIVSADRKSNTGLVQMSGTSMATPHVAGVAALWGEKLKADGQFNLSAWNSRLIASSVTSVLQSPFDPTDVGSGLVQAPQ, encoded by the coding sequence ATGAAGCAAAAGCATATCATTCTCCGTTCGGTCGGGCCGTTGTCCGGAAGCACGGAAGGTTTTCTCGGAGGAATGCCCGGCGCGAGAACCGCCGATGTCGCGCCCGGCGCCCTGGCCGTCGAGGTGGACGAAATCGATCGGCGTAACGTCGGCGCCGTCGCCCGCCATCGCGACGTGGTGGCCATCGCCCCCGCCATGCCCATGAAGCTGGTGAAGCCCGTGGAAGTCTCGCCCTCGCCCAAACCCAAGGCGGCAACCGTGGCCTGGGGTGTCGAAGCTGTCCATGCCGACACCAGCCCCTTCACCGGCGACGGCGTCGTCGTCGCCGTGCTCGATACCGGCATCGCCAAAAACCACGACGCGTTCAAAGGGCTCACCATCGTCGAAAAGGACTTTACCGGCGAAGGCAACGGCGATCAGCACGGCCATGGCACCCACTGCGCCGGCACCATCCTCGGCCGCGATACGGCCAACACGCGCATCGGCGTCGCCCGCGGCGTGAAGAAGGCGCTCATCGGCAAGGTGCTCGGCAACCAGGGCGGCGGCAGCGACGGCATCGTCAGCGCCATGAACTGGGCCGTCGAAAACGGAGCCAACGTCATCTCCATGTCGCTCGGCATCGACTTCCCCGGCTTCGTCAAGGAACTCACCACCACCAACGGACTGCCCACCGAACTCGCCACCTCCCTCGCCCTCGAAGGCTACCGCCTCAACGTCCAGTTGTTCGCCAGCGTCGCCGCCTCCATCCGCGCGCTCGCCCAGTTCCACCAGCCCTGTCTCATAGTGGTCGCTGCCGGTAACGAAAGCCAGCGCGACGTCAATCCCGATTTCGAAATCGCCGTCGCGCCACCCGCCGTCGCCGAAGGCAACATCAGCGTCGCCGCCCTCGGCCAGAGCGCCGGCGGACTCACCGTCGCCACCTTCTCCAACACCGGCGCCATCGTCTCCGGACCCGGCGTCAAGATCGTCTCCGCCGACCGCAAATCCAACACCGGCCTCGTCCAGATGAGCGGAACCAGCATGGCAACGCCCCATGTCGCCGGAGTCGCCGCCCTCTGGGGCGAGAAACTGAAAGCCGACGGCCAGTTCAATCTCTCCGCCTGGAACTCACGCCTCATCGCCAGTTCCGTTACCTCCGTGCTGCAGTCGCCCTTTGACCCCACCGACGTCGGCTCCGGACTCGTCCAAGCGCCGCAGTAG
- a CDS encoding c-type cytochrome — MLIQKQKSDFRIVAMQPAGSRGRWRRLADRAKLLKDQLEPIHYLSVLAVALVAPVFTVICLIGGVIWTASSVYNAWRAELSGIHQRLDKIETKLTGIEGRLDEVVKDQGTLKTQTAQLTDAVRLLSTHVRMPDRQRLYFDAKLPVVALRWGNRDFRHPAPAAACRTVDTQMVCAVSSDTQVVAMAGGKLTRSPNPSGGERVEIALPSGNGKILYRDLAEVSAKAGETVRAGSVIGQVRMADSDPFQSRFSVEFVRGGEPVAPPSSIPMAYRSEGHRIYATRCAACHKSEKLPNPLIQAGHLPSGAPATDEQIRKQIENGGIHGMRGLGLTIGKPEIDSVIRFLREGGSQPDPPLRSALAGLPQVSLPISR; from the coding sequence GTGCTGATCCAGAAACAGAAGAGCGACTTTCGGATTGTCGCTATGCAACCGGCTGGTTCCCGAGGCCGTTGGCGTCGTCTCGCCGATAGAGCCAAACTGCTCAAGGACCAACTCGAGCCCATCCACTACCTTTCCGTCCTCGCCGTCGCTCTCGTGGCGCCCGTGTTCACGGTCATTTGCCTGATAGGCGGAGTCATCTGGACCGCCAGTTCCGTCTACAACGCATGGAGAGCGGAGCTTTCGGGCATTCACCAGCGCCTGGACAAGATCGAGACCAAGCTCACCGGCATTGAGGGCCGCCTGGACGAAGTGGTCAAGGATCAAGGCACTCTGAAAACCCAGACGGCCCAGTTGACCGACGCCGTCCGGCTCCTTTCGACTCACGTCCGCATGCCCGACCGGCAGCGCCTCTACTTCGACGCCAAGCTTCCGGTCGTCGCTTTGCGTTGGGGCAACCGCGACTTCCGCCACCCCGCGCCGGCAGCCGCTTGCCGCACCGTGGACACGCAGATGGTATGCGCGGTTTCTAGCGACACGCAGGTGGTCGCCATGGCTGGAGGCAAGCTGACGCGGAGCCCGAATCCAAGCGGAGGCGAGCGTGTCGAAATCGCGCTCCCATCGGGAAACGGGAAGATCCTCTACAGGGATCTCGCTGAAGTATCGGCGAAGGCTGGAGAGACTGTACGCGCCGGTTCCGTGATCGGCCAAGTGCGAATGGCCGACTCCGATCCCTTTCAATCCAGGTTCTCGGTGGAGTTCGTTCGTGGCGGCGAGCCGGTGGCGCCGCCTTCATCGATCCCGATGGCCTACCGCAGCGAGGGACACCGTATTTACGCCACTCGCTGCGCCGCCTGCCATAAATCAGAAAAACTGCCGAACCCCCTGATCCAGGCGGGCCATCTCCCGAGCGGCGCCCCTGCCACGGACGAACAAATCCGAAAGCAGATCGAAAATGGCGGCATCCACGGAATGCGCGGCCTCGGACTCACGATCGGCAAACCGGAAATAGACTCCGTGATCCGCTTCCTGCGAGAAGGCGGATCTCAACCGGATCCGCCGCTTCGGTCCGCATTGGCCGGGCTGCCCCAGGTGAGCCTTCCCATCTCGCGCTAG